From Pseudothermotoga thermarum DSM 5069, a single genomic window includes:
- a CDS encoding helix-turn-helix domain-containing protein, producing MDLGEKLKKLRLSRGLTQEELAMRTDLSRSFISQLESNRTSLSIDTLEKILRALGTDLKTFFSEEEEPKVVYKKEERVPIYDEPEGVSSYLLISETETKKIDPFLVILKPGAQTEEEGYHEGDEFGFVLQGRVDLWLDNVRYKLSQGDCFYYKADKKHMLKNPSKKKEAIVLWLEIY from the coding sequence ATGGACCTTGGTGAAAAGCTAAAAAAGCTTAGATTATCAAGGGGATTAACTCAAGAGGAACTTGCCATGAGAACGGATCTTTCAAGAAGTTTTATATCCCAGTTGGAAAGCAACAGAACATCCTTATCGATAGATACCTTGGAAAAAATACTGCGAGCACTTGGAACCGATTTAAAAACTTTCTTCTCCGAGGAAGAAGAACCAAAGGTGGTTTACAAGAAAGAAGAAAGAGTTCCAATTTACGATGAGCCAGAAGGAGTGTCTTCATATCTTTTGATAAGTGAAACTGAGACAAAGAAAATAGACCCATTTTTAGTCATCCTTAAACCCGGTGCACAAACGGAGGAGGAAGGCTACCACGAAGGAGATGAATTTGGTTTTGTGCTTCAAGGTCGCGTGGATCTTTGGCTTGACAACGTTCGATACAAACTATCCCAAGGTGATTGCTTCTACTACAAAGCTGATAAAAAACATATGTTGAAAAATCCAAGCAAGAAAAAGGAAGCAATAGTACTTTGGTTAGAAATCTATTGA
- a CDS encoding deoxycytidylate deaminase — MKTKENRQEKLKTYLENLNIPSFVEKSSNLSWDIYFMKICKLVSTRSSCSHRKVGAVIVKENRILATGYNQPPSGFPHCETIGCIRDGLKIQSGENQEICFALHAEQNALMQAAKFGISTNGATLYTTFKPCSICARLIVNAGIKRVVYLYDYPDPLTDYFFKICKVAIEKLSDEILLEVKP, encoded by the coding sequence ATGAAAACAAAGGAGAATCGTCAGGAAAAGTTAAAGACCTACCTTGAAAATTTGAATATCCCAAGCTTTGTAGAGAAAAGTAGCAACCTCTCTTGGGATATTTATTTTATGAAAATCTGCAAGTTGGTGAGTACTAGGTCCAGTTGTTCCCACAGAAAAGTTGGGGCTGTGATCGTCAAAGAAAACAGGATTTTAGCGACAGGCTACAACCAACCTCCGTCTGGATTTCCCCATTGTGAAACAATTGGTTGTATAAGGGATGGGTTGAAAATACAATCAGGTGAAAATCAAGAAATTTGCTTTGCATTGCACGCAGAACAAAATGCACTTATGCAAGCTGCAAAGTTTGGTATATCGACAAATGGCGCCACACTTTACACCACCTTTAAGCCTTGTTCCATTTGTGCACGCTTAATTGTCAACGCTGGTATAAAGAGAGTTGTGTATCTGTACGATTATCCTGATCCTTTGACTGACTATTTCTTCAAAATCTGCAAAGTTGCAATTGAAAAACTTTCGGACGAAATCCTTTTGGAGGTGAAACCTTGA
- a CDS encoding 2-oxoacid:ferredoxin oxidoreductase subunit beta, giving the protein MKVEKLITYLREERWPSIWCAGCGNGIVLKAFLQAIDDLKLNRERIAVVSGIGCSSRATGYIDFNTLHTLHGRAIAFATGVKLARPDFHVAVLGGDGDILAIGGNHFIHACRRNIDITIIIFNNMIYGMTGGQNSPTTPLEKRASTTPYGNIEKPFDTVKLAIAAGATYVARATVYHYPLLVKYITKALQHKGTAVVEAVTNCHTYYGRYNNIANPADMLEYFKKNSIMLEKAKTMSEEELKDKIIIGEFHQEIRPDYLELYREVVAKALEEE; this is encoded by the coding sequence TTGAAAGTAGAAAAATTGATTACTTATTTGAGGGAAGAAAGATGGCCGTCGATATGGTGCGCAGGTTGTGGAAACGGAATTGTTTTGAAAGCCTTTCTTCAAGCCATCGATGATCTTAAGCTAAATAGAGAAAGAATCGCCGTTGTTTCAGGAATTGGTTGTTCTTCTCGAGCAACTGGTTACATCGATTTCAACACACTTCATACACTGCATGGTCGTGCCATAGCGTTTGCAACTGGAGTCAAATTGGCTAGACCCGATTTTCACGTGGCTGTGTTAGGTGGCGATGGTGATATACTGGCGATAGGTGGCAATCATTTCATACACGCTTGCAGAAGGAACATCGACATCACAATAATTATATTCAACAACATGATCTATGGTATGACCGGTGGACAAAATTCTCCAACTACCCCTCTTGAGAAAAGAGCTTCAACAACTCCTTACGGTAACATTGAAAAGCCATTTGACACTGTTAAATTGGCTATAGCGGCGGGTGCTACGTATGTTGCAAGAGCAACTGTTTATCATTATCCTTTGCTTGTAAAATACATAACAAAAGCGCTTCAACACAAAGGCACAGCCGTTGTTGAAGCTGTGACAAATTGTCACACTTACTACGGTAGGTACAACAACATTGCAAACCCAGCCGATATGCTTGAGTATTTCAAGAAAAACTCGATTATGCTTGAAAAAGCCAAAACTATGTCCGAAGAAGAATTGAAGGATAAAATAATCATAGGTGAGTTCCACCAGGAGATTCGCCCGGATTATTTGGAACTTTACAGAGAAGTGGTCGCTAAAGCTTTGGAGGAGGAGTAG
- a CDS encoding 2-oxoacid:acceptor oxidoreductase family protein: MRLEEPVAVRIAGVGGQGNILVGKILAQAAMYDGKYVIQTQLYGAEARGGLTHCDLLIHDEWIDYPLAEQFEIMYIMHPKALKEYQKALKPNGIVLLDVTHLEEVPKQILSITRKIIQLPLEKMAIEKFNTATPANMIGLGALVRATKLVSYESLMKAIQEMVPEKYLKMNLEAVEYGYKSVNKEYKLKSEIKIRTIGFE; encoded by the coding sequence ATGAGGCTTGAAGAACCAGTTGCAGTGAGAATAGCTGGTGTTGGTGGACAGGGAAATATACTGGTGGGGAAAATTCTTGCACAAGCGGCAATGTACGATGGAAAATATGTGATACAAACACAACTTTACGGTGCAGAGGCAAGGGGTGGACTTACTCACTGCGATCTTCTGATTCACGATGAATGGATAGATTATCCTTTGGCGGAACAATTTGAAATCATGTACATTATGCATCCAAAAGCTTTGAAAGAATATCAAAAAGCTTTGAAACCGAATGGAATAGTTCTTTTGGATGTCACCCACCTTGAGGAAGTACCAAAGCAAATACTGTCAATAACCCGAAAGATAATTCAGCTACCGCTTGAAAAAATGGCAATAGAGAAATTCAATACCGCCACACCTGCGAACATGATAGGTTTAGGTGCTTTGGTGAGAGCAACCAAGCTGGTAAGCTATGAATCTTTGATGAAAGCCATTCAAGAAATGGTGCCTGAAAAATATCTCAAAATGAACCTTGAGGCGGTTGAGTATGGATATAAAAGCGTCAACAAGGAGTACAAACTCAAATCCGAAATTAAGATCAGGACAATTGGGTTCGAGTAA
- a CDS encoding diacylglycerol kinase family protein codes for MKSFLHAFEGIEEALRAQRNLKIHFAVAFVVIVVSYFLNISAEEFLWLSFAVFSVIGMELINTLVEALMDVYDKSFDPAIKFVKDVSAGIVLWYSLFATIVGLVVLGKALFHWTFNLARGFTMIYLTVFPMLILIRRLASFVKRKGKNSYRG; via the coding sequence TTGAAATCTTTTTTGCATGCTTTTGAAGGAATAGAGGAAGCTTTAAGGGCTCAAAGAAATTTGAAAATACATTTTGCTGTGGCCTTTGTGGTTATAGTTGTTTCTTACTTTTTGAACATATCCGCTGAAGAATTTTTATGGCTTTCTTTTGCAGTCTTTTCTGTGATAGGAATGGAGCTCATCAACACTTTGGTGGAAGCTTTGATGGATGTTTACGACAAAAGTTTTGATCCGGCAATCAAATTTGTGAAAGATGTTTCTGCTGGGATAGTTTTGTGGTACTCTCTCTTTGCAACTATTGTTGGATTAGTCGTACTTGGGAAAGCTTTGTTTCACTGGACTTTCAATTTGGCCCGTGGCTTTACGATGATATACTTGACCGTTTTTCCAATGTTGATATTGATAAGGAGGTTGGCAAGTTTTGTCAAACGCAAAGGCAAGAATAGTTATCGTGGATGA
- a CDS encoding protein-glutamate methylesterase/protein-glutamine glutaminase produces the protein MSNAKARIVIVDDSAFMRMVLKDIIDSQPDMQVVGFAKDGLEALEVIAEKKPDLVTLDVEMPRMNGIETLKQIMAKFPTRVIMVSSLTEEGADITLTALSLGAVDFVTKPAGSTSLSFRTVADELIQKIRAALQIPISKLTSKPTVAKVSLKIKQPILGQKAVVIGSSTGGPKSLDQIIPALPKDFPAPIFVVQHMPPVFTKSLAMRLNSISELNVKEAEDGEIVKAGFVYVAPGDWHMGVKVVNRDVKIFLDKSDKINNVRPAVDFTLNYVAEIYKSNTIAVILTGMGRDGQKGAFKVKYYSGKVIAEDETTCAVFGMPKAVIEEGYADFVLPAYKIAEKLVELVQER, from the coding sequence TTGTCAAACGCAAAGGCAAGAATAGTTATCGTGGATGACTCGGCTTTCATGAGAATGGTTTTGAAAGATATAATCGATTCACAACCCGACATGCAGGTTGTTGGTTTTGCAAAGGATGGCCTTGAGGCTCTTGAAGTTATAGCTGAGAAGAAACCAGATCTGGTGACTTTAGACGTTGAGATGCCGAGGATGAACGGAATAGAAACGCTTAAACAAATAATGGCAAAGTTTCCCACAAGGGTTATAATGGTCAGCAGCTTGACGGAAGAAGGTGCTGACATAACTTTGACCGCCTTATCGCTTGGCGCAGTTGACTTTGTTACAAAGCCCGCCGGATCAACCTCTCTAAGTTTTAGAACTGTTGCGGATGAGTTGATCCAAAAAATAAGAGCAGCGCTTCAAATTCCCATTTCAAAGTTGACATCAAAGCCTACTGTTGCCAAAGTTAGTTTAAAAATCAAACAACCTATTTTAGGACAAAAGGCAGTTGTAATAGGCAGTTCAACCGGAGGTCCAAAGTCTTTGGATCAAATCATACCGGCTTTACCAAAGGATTTTCCGGCTCCAATTTTCGTCGTTCAACACATGCCTCCCGTTTTTACAAAGTCTTTGGCTATGAGGCTGAATTCCATTTCTGAACTGAACGTAAAGGAAGCCGAGGACGGCGAAATTGTTAAAGCTGGTTTTGTCTACGTGGCACCCGGTGATTGGCATATGGGTGTAAAAGTTGTCAACCGTGATGTTAAAATATTCCTAGACAAATCTGATAAAATAAACAACGTAAGGCCGGCCGTTGACTTTACGTTGAATTATGTTGCAGAAATCTACAAATCTAACACGATTGCGGTTATTTTGACTGGTATGGGACGTGACGGTCAAAAAGGAGCTTTCAAGGTAAAATACTATTCTGGTAAAGTAATAGCTGAAGATGAAACAACATGTGCGGTTTTTGGGATGCCAAAAGCCGTTATAGAGGAAGGTTACGCAGATTTTGTTTTGCCAGCTTACAAAATTGCTGAGAAGCTGGTGGAATTGGTACAAGAAAGATAA
- a CDS encoding LysM peptidoglycan-binding domain-containing protein: MQRLFTIFFILFSLICFGGYITITYTVQPGDTLIDIARKFKVSPSTILDWNNLSNATKLKVGQQLIIPQPEGYLYTVVKGDNLYTIAKRFFTTVSDIMIANNLTSDTIRVGQRLFIPASSIGKAFNREKGYIWPVFGTLSSPFGYRIHPITKKYSFHSGIDISAPEGTPVFASTSGVVTFAGENGGYGLMVEIKSGNVVTRYAHLSKITVYVGQNVSQGTLIGRVGSTGLTTGPHLHFEIVVAGNATNPLAYLPSSNNIYVLKETAGAVGGE, translated from the coding sequence GTGCAAAGGTTGTTTACAATTTTTTTCATCCTGTTTTCCTTAATTTGCTTTGGGGGGTACATAACGATTACCTACACCGTTCAGCCTGGAGATACCTTGATTGACATTGCCAGAAAGTTTAAAGTATCTCCCTCAACAATCTTAGATTGGAACAATTTATCCAATGCAACCAAGTTGAAAGTAGGGCAGCAGTTGATAATTCCTCAGCCGGAAGGTTATCTTTACACCGTTGTCAAGGGGGATAATTTGTACACAATAGCAAAAAGATTTTTCACGACGGTTTCAGATATAATGATTGCCAACAACCTCACCTCTGATACTATAAGGGTCGGACAAAGGTTGTTCATACCCGCATCATCTATAGGTAAAGCATTCAACAGAGAAAAGGGCTACATATGGCCTGTTTTTGGAACACTTTCATCACCATTCGGTTATAGGATTCATCCCATCACTAAAAAATATTCTTTTCACAGTGGAATTGATATTTCAGCACCCGAAGGCACACCAGTTTTTGCTTCAACATCAGGAGTGGTTACTTTTGCAGGGGAAAACGGCGGCTATGGTTTGATGGTTGAAATAAAAAGCGGCAACGTTGTTACACGTTATGCTCATTTGTCAAAAATAACTGTTTACGTTGGGCAAAATGTTTCACAAGGTACGCTGATAGGAAGGGTTGGAAGTACTGGCTTGACAACTGGGCCACATTTACATTTTGAAATAGTTGTGGCAGGCAATGCAACAAATCCTTTGGCTTACTTGCCCTCCTCCAACAACATATATGTTTTGAAAGAAACCGCTGGAGCAGTTGGAGGAGAGTAA
- a CDS encoding alpha/beta hydrolase, with protein MWIKEFEGKRGWVILVHGLGEHSKRYGWLVELLKTVDYGLTLFDLPGHGESPGKRGHLSFKKVFRFIDSLLERHPNSFLFGHSLGGLIAIRYAETRFCKSLRGLIVTSPALHLPNVSPSLRLLAAVTSVITPWVTFDNRIDPNLLSTNKEAVKRYVEDPLVHRRISAKLAHDMFTNSKKAIEEAEKITIPCFVAVGTEDKIVLPTGAEQFSQKVASKDKIFKAYEGCFHELFEDTTMSSLFKQDLINWLINH; from the coding sequence ATGTGGATCAAGGAATTCGAGGGAAAAAGAGGATGGGTGATTCTCGTTCACGGTTTAGGAGAACATTCAAAAAGGTATGGTTGGCTAGTTGAGTTACTTAAAACCGTCGACTATGGTTTAACGCTTTTTGATTTACCTGGACATGGAGAAAGCCCTGGAAAAAGAGGGCATTTGTCTTTCAAGAAGGTCTTTCGTTTTATCGACAGTTTGTTGGAAAGGCATCCCAATTCCTTTCTTTTTGGCCACAGTCTTGGTGGATTGATTGCCATACGTTATGCAGAAACAAGATTTTGCAAATCTTTGCGTGGGTTGATCGTTACCTCTCCTGCATTACACTTGCCCAACGTTTCACCAAGCTTGCGATTATTGGCAGCAGTAACGTCGGTAATAACTCCTTGGGTGACTTTTGACAACCGCATTGATCCAAATTTGCTTTCAACAAACAAAGAAGCTGTGAAAAGATATGTGGAAGATCCTCTGGTACACAGAAGAATTTCTGCAAAACTGGCGCACGATATGTTCACAAACTCCAAAAAGGCTATTGAAGAAGCCGAAAAGATAACCATACCTTGTTTTGTTGCGGTTGGGACGGAAGACAAGATAGTTTTGCCAACGGGCGCGGAGCAATTTTCCCAAAAAGTTGCCTCAAAGGATAAAATCTTTAAAGCTTACGAAGGATGCTTTCACGAGCTTTTTGAAGACACAACCATGTCAAGTTTGTTCAAGCAGGATTTAATCAATTGGTTGATCAACCACTGA
- the rnr gene encoding ribonuclease R, with protein sequence MSRRISKKFIQKIDELFSQKKKVVLKEIYRHFGATTKDKKKSIKERILQLIEEGYLIQDSAGHYFKPSREIATGTIEFTRSGNIAFVKTENGEEIAVMVEDANGAIHMDKVMVEIIGKWRNLPKGKVIKILKREKREIVGVLQLRRSRFYLTPDDPKINFEFVVNAKTVKGIRPGLKVVAKIVKWPRKNQLPEVEIVQILGDAEDPRIDIPSVIAKHSLRVEFPEEVMKEVAELPDDVTKEDLIGRVDCTDEIVFTIDGEDAKDFDDAVSIKKVKDKYLLSVHIADVSHYVKEGSALDKEAFLRGTSVYLLDTVIPMFPFKLSNDLCSLVEGKIRLTFTVQMLINKDGETLDYKVFPSYIKSKKRLTYTLVNRYFEGDEEAKKILGKEICRSLDLMLELSQILREYRKARGAILDIEGGEVKVILGKDYSVVDIVPVVRGKAEILIEEFMIKANETVANIFHEAGLPFVYRVHEEPDPETLVQLKEYVEALGIGIKFPKKIDAAFLQKILEAVKNHPLRSSVERLLVRSMKRALYSATNIGHFGLASFAYTHFTSPIRRYPDLVVHRLLKIYLKQKGKFTPKQIQKFSEELPKIAEHCSRRERVADEAEWDLIAIKKVEYIKRFIGKIFNVVVTNVTHFGLFVEIPEKLISGLIHISTLDDYYYYDEKKNILVGERTGKVFKIGDVIKARVINADKATGEIDFEYVGDEKQCGSRNSREKEDG encoded by the coding sequence GTGTCACGGCGTATCAGTAAAAAGTTTATACAGAAAATCGATGAACTTTTTTCACAGAAAAAGAAGGTTGTCTTGAAAGAAATTTACCGACACTTCGGTGCCACAACGAAAGATAAGAAAAAATCGATAAAGGAAAGAATATTGCAATTGATCGAAGAAGGATATTTAATACAAGACAGCGCTGGACATTACTTTAAACCGTCTCGTGAAATTGCAACTGGAACCATCGAATTTACACGAAGCGGAAACATCGCTTTTGTGAAAACTGAAAATGGAGAAGAAATCGCGGTAATGGTTGAAGATGCCAACGGGGCAATTCACATGGACAAAGTCATGGTTGAAATAATTGGAAAATGGAGAAACCTTCCAAAAGGAAAAGTTATAAAGATTTTGAAAAGAGAAAAGCGCGAAATCGTTGGAGTGTTGCAGCTTAGACGATCGAGATTTTACTTGACACCAGACGATCCGAAGATAAATTTTGAATTTGTTGTAAATGCAAAAACAGTTAAAGGTATCAGACCGGGTTTAAAAGTTGTGGCAAAAATAGTGAAATGGCCTAGGAAAAATCAGCTACCAGAAGTGGAAATAGTACAGATTTTAGGCGATGCAGAAGATCCAAGAATAGACATACCAAGTGTGATTGCAAAGCACTCTTTAAGAGTAGAATTTCCTGAAGAAGTGATGAAAGAAGTGGCTGAGCTACCAGATGATGTCACCAAAGAAGATTTGATTGGTAGAGTTGATTGTACCGATGAAATAGTTTTTACTATCGACGGCGAAGATGCCAAGGATTTTGACGATGCTGTCTCGATAAAGAAAGTTAAGGATAAATACCTTTTATCTGTTCATATAGCCGATGTCTCTCACTACGTCAAAGAAGGCTCTGCACTCGATAAGGAAGCATTCTTGAGAGGTACAAGTGTTTATTTGCTTGACACAGTTATTCCAATGTTTCCTTTCAAATTATCAAACGATCTTTGCAGTTTGGTCGAAGGAAAGATACGTTTAACCTTCACCGTTCAAATGCTCATAAACAAAGACGGTGAAACACTTGATTATAAAGTCTTTCCAAGCTATATAAAAAGCAAAAAACGACTGACTTACACGCTAGTCAACAGATACTTCGAAGGCGACGAGGAAGCAAAAAAGATACTGGGCAAGGAAATTTGCCGCTCGTTAGATCTAATGCTTGAACTATCTCAAATACTTAGAGAATACAGAAAAGCGCGAGGAGCGATTTTAGACATCGAGGGAGGAGAAGTCAAGGTTATTCTTGGAAAAGATTACTCCGTCGTTGATATAGTTCCAGTTGTGCGCGGAAAGGCTGAAATTTTGATCGAAGAATTCATGATCAAAGCTAACGAAACTGTGGCAAACATTTTCCACGAAGCTGGTTTGCCTTTCGTTTACAGAGTGCACGAAGAACCTGATCCCGAAACGCTTGTTCAATTGAAAGAATACGTAGAAGCGTTGGGTATTGGTATAAAGTTTCCAAAGAAGATCGATGCAGCCTTCTTACAGAAGATACTGGAGGCTGTAAAAAATCACCCGCTTCGATCAAGCGTCGAAAGACTTTTGGTCAGGTCGATGAAAAGAGCTCTTTATTCGGCAACGAACATTGGACATTTCGGTTTGGCTTCCTTTGCTTACACTCATTTCACATCTCCGATAAGGCGTTACCCAGATTTGGTTGTTCATAGGCTTTTGAAGATTTATCTTAAGCAAAAAGGAAAATTCACCCCAAAGCAGATTCAAAAATTTTCCGAGGAGCTACCTAAAATCGCCGAACATTGCAGTAGACGTGAACGTGTCGCGGATGAAGCAGAATGGGATTTAATAGCCATTAAAAAAGTTGAGTACATAAAAAGATTCATTGGAAAGATCTTCAACGTTGTGGTGACAAATGTAACTCACTTTGGATTGTTTGTTGAAATACCTGAAAAGCTCATATCTGGCTTGATTCACATTTCAACTTTGGATGATTATTACTACTACGATGAAAAGAAAAACATTCTTGTTGGTGAAAGGACTGGAAAAGTTTTCAAAATTGGCGATGTTATAAAAGCGAGGGTGATCAACGCCGATAAAGCCACAGGAGAAATTGATTTTGAGTACGTGGGGGATGAAAAACAATGTGGATCAAGGAATTCGAGGGAAAAAGAGGATGGGTGA